The following coding sequences lie in one Lolium perenne isolate Kyuss_39 chromosome 2, Kyuss_2.0, whole genome shotgun sequence genomic window:
- the LOC127331429 gene encoding uncharacterized protein, giving the protein MFLARRPSGLSNISRLCILHTVSWILSSRRSRFSAGSDNATTNPVGRLSELFRPVRMEISGVILRALERGACSEPVELERLDVELDPFVVNLVVRGLSDSETAVRFYRWAESRPGFGHSQFAIAYIASLLFIDGNFALLSEFMGTVRGQGVALHRSLYRILLSGYVRAGKFDLVIETFDEMVMSGCREFGVDYNRYIGVLIKNCCFDLVEKYYGMALEKGFCLTAFTYSRWISALCQSNRIELVQELLADMDRFGCSPDIWACNIYIDSLCKQNRLHDALQMLEKMRGEGTSPDVVTYTTVVGCLCNNKQFAEAVGLWEEMVKRGLKPDVVACGSLIFGLCKNSKVEEAFELASRMLSLNIELSVSIYNALISGFWRAGDIDKAHNIISFMRTNGCEPDVVTYNILLNHYCTVGMIQKAEKLITKMETSGVNPDRYSYNQLLKGLCKTHQLDKAFAFVSDHMEVGGFCDVVSCNILIDAFCKAKKVKSALELFKEMGYKGMQADAVTYGTLINGLFSVGYHNLAEELFEQMLKAQIDPNVNLYNIMLHHLCKVGHLRRAQKIFAHMIQKEVLPDTVTYNTLIYWLGKRSRAIEALDLFKGMKTRGVEPDSLTFKYLINGLLDEGKSTLAYEVWEYMMENGIILDREVSERLITVLKSKNK; this is encoded by the coding sequence ATGTTCTTGGCCAGACGACCATCTGGGTTGTCTAACATCAGCAGGCTCTGCATCCTCCACACCGTTTCCTGGATACTTTCGTCGCGGCGGTCACGATTCAGCGCCGGCAGCGACAATGCCACCACAAATCCAGTCGGCCGGCTGTCGGAGCTTTTCCGGCCGGTCCGGATGGAGATCAGCGGCGTCATCTTGCGGGCACTGGAACGCGGCGCGTGTTCGGAGCCGGTGGAGCTGGAGAGGCTCGACGTCGAGCTGGACCCTTTTGTTGTCAACCTGGTGGTCCGGGGCTTGTCGGACTCGGAGACAGCGGTGCGGTTTTACCGGTGGGCGGAGTCACGCCCGGGGTTCGGTCATAGCCAGTTCGCGATAGCGTACATTGCGAGCTTGCTGTTTATCGATGGCAATTTCGCTCTGCTGTCGGAGTTCATGGGGACAGTGAGGGGCCAGGGGGTGGCGTTGCATCGGTCTCTGTATCGGATCCTTCTGTCGGGCTATGTCCGAGCTGGCAAGTTCGACTTGGTCATAGAGACGTTTGATGAGATGGTCATGTCTGGCTGCCGTGAGTTTGGTGTCGATTACAATAGGTACATAGGTGTTCTAATTAAGAATTGTTGTTTTGATTTGGTGGAGAAATACTATGGCATGGCGCTCGAGAAAGGGTTTTGCCTGACTGCGTTCACTTACTCGAGGTGGATCTCTGCATTGTGTCAGTCAAACAGGATTGAGCTTGTACAGGAGCTTCTGGCTGACATGGATAGATTTGGGTGCTCTCCGGATATTTGGGCTTGTAATATATACATCGATTCTTTGTGTAAACAGAACAGGTTACATGATGCACTGCAGATGCTAGAGAAGATGCGGGGGGAAGGAACCAGCCCAGATGTTGTGACTTACACAACAGTTGTTGGCTGTTTATGTAACAATAAGCAGTTTGCAGAAGCTGTTGGACTTTGGGAAGAAATGGTTAAGAGGGGCCTGAAACCTGATGTTGTAGCATGTGGTTCACTGATCTTTGGGCTGTGCAAGAATAGCAAGGTAGAAGAGGCTTTTGAACTAGCATCGAGGATGTTAAGTCTGAACATAGAACTGAGTGTCTCAATATACAACGCCCTAATAAGTGGCTTCTGGAGAGCTGGGGACATTGATAAAGCCCACAACATCATATCCTTCATGCGGACAAACGGATGTGAGCCAGATGTTGTTACATATAATATCCTTTTGAATCATTACTGCACTGTAGGTATGATTCAGAAAGCTGAAAAATTGATAACAAAGATGGAAACAAGCGGTGTAAATCCTGACCGGTACAGTTACAATCAGTTGTTAAAAGGACTCTGCAAGACTCATCAACTGgacaaggcatttgcttttgtttcCGATCATATGGAAGTTGGTGGCTTCTGTGATGTTGTATCCTGTAATATATTGATTGATGCATTTTGCAAGGCCAAAAAGGTAAAATCTGCATTGGAGCTGTTCAAGGAAATGGGTTATAAGGGAATGCAAGCTGATGCTGTGACATATGGAACTCTTATCAATGGTCTTTTCAGTGTAGGATACCACAATCTAGCTGAAGAACTTTTTGAGCAGATGTTGAAGGCTCAGATTGACCCTAATGTTAATCTGTACAATATTATGCTTCATCACCTGTGCAAGGTTGGTCATCTAAGACGTGCTCAGAAAATATTTGCACATATGATTCAGAAGGAAGTCTTACCTGACACTGTTACTTATAACACACTCATATACTGGCTTGGAAAAAGGTCAAGAGCAATTGAAGCCCTTGATCTGTTCAAGGGTATGAAGACAAGGGGGGTAGAGCCAGATAGCTTGACATTTAAGTATTTGATAAACGGTCTCCTGGACGAGGGGAAATCTACACTAGCTTATGAGGTATGGGAATATATGATGGAGAATGGTATCATTCTTGACAGAGAAGTTTCTGAAAGGTTGATAACTGTGCTTAAATCGAAGAACAAGTAA
- the LOC127331432 gene encoding galactinol synthase 2, with product MAPMAIKGVAAKKAQAKGAYVTFLAGSGDYWKGVVGLAKGLRAVNSAYPLVVAVLPDVPEDHRRTLVDQGCVVREIEPVYPPESQTQFAMAYYVINYSKLRIWEFVEYEKMVYLDADIQVFDNIDYLFDLEAGSFYAVKDCFCEKTWSHTPQYKIGYCQQCPDRVAWPEHDLGVPPPPLYFNAGMFVHEPSLATAKALLEKLVVTDPTPFAEQDFLNMFFRDVYKPISNVHNLVLAMLWRHPENVELGKVKAVHYCAAGSKPWRFTGKEANMDREDIKMLVKKWWNIYDDESLNFKGGEVTVNDPLGVALSEALAVKYFPAPSAA from the exons ATGGCTCCGATGGCGATCAAGGGTGTTGCGGCGAAGAAGGCGCAGGCTAAGGGAGCGTACGTGACGTTCCTTGCCGGCTCCGGCGATTACTGGAAGGGTGTGGTGGGCCTCGCCAAGGGCCTCCGTGCCGTCAACTCGGCGTACCCGCTGGTGGTGGCCGTGCTCCCCGACGTCCCAGAGGATCACCGCCGCACGCTGGTCGACCAGGGCTGCGTCGTCCGCGAGATCGAGCCTGTGTACCCGCCGGAGAGCCAGACCCAGTTCGCCATGGCATACTACGTGATCAACTACTCTAAGCTCCGCATCTGGGAG TTTGTTGAGTATGAGAAGATGGTGTACCTGGACGCCGACATCCAGGTGTTCGACAACATCGACTACCTCTTCGACCTGGAGGCCGGCAGCTTCTACGCCGTCAAGGACTGCTTCTGCGAGAAGACATGGAGCCACACGCCGCAGTACAAGATCGGCTACTGCCAGCAGTGCCCCGACAGGGTTGCCTGGCCGGAGCATGACCTCGGCGTGCCACCGCCGCCGCTCTACTTCAACGCCGGCATGTTCGTGCACGAGCCTAGCCTCGCCACCGCTAAGGCTTTGCTCGAGAAGCTCGTCGTCACCGATCCCACCCCCTTTGCCGAGCAGGACTTCCTGAACATGTTCTTCAGGGACGTGTACAAGCCCATCTCGAACGTGCATAACCTGGTGCTGGCCATGCTGTGGAGGCACCCCGAGAACGTCGAGCTCGGGAAGGTCAAGGCCGTGCACTACTGCGCTGCG GGCTCGAAGCCGTGGAGGTTCACTGGCAAGGAGGCGAACATGGACCGTGAAGACATCAAGATGCTGGTGAAGAAGTGGTGGAACATCTACGACGACGAGAGCCTGAACTTCAAGGGTGGCGAGGTCACCGTCAACGACCCGCTTGGTGTGGCTCTGTCCGAGGCCCTCGCCGTCAAGTACTTCCCAGCGCCCTCAGCCGCATAG